Genomic segment of Pongo pygmaeus isolate AG05252 chromosome 1, NHGRI_mPonPyg2-v2.0_pri, whole genome shotgun sequence:
agaatctcactctgttgcccaggttggagtgcagtggtatgatctcggctcactacaacctccacctcctgggttcaagcgattcttgcgcctcagcctcctgagtagctgggattacaggcgcccaccaccacgcctggctaatttttgtatttttagcagagacagggtttcaccatgttggccaggctggtcttgaactcctgacctcaggtgacccacccacctcagcctcctaaagtgctggaattacagtcatgagccaccaggcctggctagtttgtatgttttgattttgtgtatatattagttttatttttatttttgctaaggcatgtttttaatttttgttattgtgctttgttttcattttcattatttattttgagtaagTTATAcgtaaaacaaaaatcaagattcaaaaagtataaaaggggccaggcatggtggttcacacctgtaatcccagcactttggaaggccaaggtgggcaaatcgcctgagctcaggagttcaagaccaaccttggcaacatggcaaaaccccatctctacaagaaatacaaaaattagccaacgttgtggcatgtacctgtggtcccagctactcaggagggtgaggtggaaggatcacctgagcccgggaggcagaagctgcagtgagccaagatactgccactgcactccaatctgggcagcAACAACATCCTGTGTCCAAAAAAGTATAACAGGTCAAACTGTAAAACTTGTCTCTCTTACTCTTATTCCCAGCCTCTCAGTTCTTCTCCCCTATCCTTCCAAAGATGTTTGACGTAAATACAATCAAATATACACAAGCATACTGTTATTCCCCTTGTTAacacaaatttttgttttctttattatttcttttaatagaggtagggtcttgctatgttggctaggttggtcttgaactcttggcctcaagcaatcctcctgcctcagcctcccaaagtgctaggttcatgagcatgagccaccagacccgGCCAAATTTTAGCTTTCTTTACACACTATTCTGCATTTTGACTTGTTTCATACACCAATAGATTTTGAAGATTGTTTCATATCAATGCATAAACAGTTTCCTGTGTTTtgttatagctgcatagtattcagaTTATtgatgtactttttctttttttttaagtagagataggggcttgctatgtttcccaggctggtttcaaactcctggtttccAGGGAccgacctgccttggccttccaaagtgttggaataacagggtgagccaccacacacagccccataatttatttaaccaacccTCTATTGATGGATATTAAGACTGTGATATAGTTTGGGTGTttgacccctccaaatctcatgttgaaatatgattcccaatgttggaggtgggccctgttgagaggtgattggatcatggggacagatcccttgtgaatggtttagcaccatccccttggtgataaacTGAGACCTCCTCACCTAATTTTCTTGTTCCTATTCtcgccatgtgacatgctggaTCCCTgtcaccttcagccatgattgtaagcttcctgaggcctcaccagaagcacatGACAGCACCATGTGCTTCCaatcttttgctattataaacaatgctcaATGTACAGCCATGAACACATGTCATTTCACAGCTGTGTGGATTTATCTGTAGgttaaatttctaaaattgaaATTTCTGGGGCAATGAGCTtgtgcatttataattttgatataaattaCCAGTTGCTTTTCATTTAAAGACATTCACATCAGCAATGTGAGAGTGCTTTGTATATACTGTGTTTAAAActaagagaataattttttttttgagacggagtttcgctcattgcccagcctggagtgcagtggcgcaatctcggctcactgaacctGTGCCtgccgagttcaagtgattctcctgcctcagcctcccgagtagctgggattacaggcgcccgccaccacgcccggctaatttttttgtatgtttaatagagacagggtttcgtcatggtgaaaccctgcctctactaaaaatacaaaaaaaattagccgggcgtggtggcgcgtccctgtaatcccagctactcgggaggttgaggcaggagaatcgcttgaacccggaggcggaggttacaatgagccaagatcaaggcactgcactccagcctgggcgacacagcgagactccgtctcaaaaaaaaaaaaaaagtgaggcgcAAATGGGAGGTGAAGCAGTGAAGTTCGCGAGTGTAGACACGCTCAAGGGACTCATTAAatgtcatttcatttaaaaaatgaaattgagaatATGTGCAAGCAAGCAGGGTTCACacacctcatttaatcttcacaccaCCACGAGGTAGTccctattatccccattttacaggattAAAACACTGACGCTGGGAGGTTGACAGGGTTACGCCAAATCACACAGAGGAGCTGGGCTTCCCCTGACCTCCTCCGCTCAAGTCTCCCTGTCCCCAGGAGGTGCGGAAGGAGGCAACAGACGCTTGGCCCATAGGTGGAGCAATTGGCGAAGGCTTCGCCCGCCGCCGGAACTGCGAGCTCTCAGCGGGAGCCGAGACGGTGCAGGGCCGGAGAAGCACCTTCACTCCCAGCCTGCGCCCCGATGCTGCGCGTTCTGTGCCTCCTGCGCCCCTGGAGGCCCCTTCGGGCCCGCGGCTGCGCTTCCGACGGGGCGGCCGGGGGCTCAGAGATCCAAGTGCGCGCCCTGGCGGGTCCGGACCAAGGTAAATGCGCAGTCCCGGGGCGCGCGCATGACGCGAATGGAACTAGGCCCGGTCCGGAGGCAGCGGGGGCCGGCAGGTGGGCCGCTCAGTGCGTTGAAGGATTCGATCCCCAGTCCCTCCCTCCCAGTTCTAGGCGCCCCAAACCGCTCCAGGCCCGAGTGGTGGGCGGCCGCCTTAGTGGCTCCCGACTCTAGCTGGGGGCGGGGGGGCTTCCGGCAACCTCGGTCTCTTCAAAGGCCCTTTGGGGTCTTCCGACTGTGTGGAAGGGGGAGCGGGGTCCGCACGGGTAGGACTGGGCCCCGCGGCCCCCAGGTGAGGAGCGTTCAAGTGCGCGTTCCCCTCCCTCGCCAAGGGTCCTGGCCCGGTTCGGGGGCGGAGGCAGCGGAGCCAGTCCCAGTGCCCAGTGCGGCAGCGGGCAGAGTGAGGAGGGTGCCTCTCCAGCCGCGCGCCCGCCCTGGGCCGCTAGCGAACCTTTGCGTCCTTCCGGCTCCAGGGAAAAGTTCGCTGTTTCTCTGCCTTTTGGCCAAGATCAACGGTAGTATGGagcgggggcggggggtggggggcaaagtTCGCGGGTCACTGGCAGAAAACGCCTCCGATCGCGTGTtgcgtttttgttgttgttgttgttgtttggactTCTGGAGCATTCAGTGGTGCTGATAACGCTCCTCAGTCCTCTGCTGGTAACCATCAGGGCTAGGCGCTTCTCCTGCCTTGGGTCTCCTCCCCCCATCTCATCCCCTGTCTCCTGCATTTGATACACAGTTGGCATCGTACTGTACATTTTGTTgtattgcttcctttttttttttttttttttacaaaagtttATTCTTAAATGTACAACAGCTCCAAGACAACACTTAATTCCAGCTATAGGTGGCAAAAGATGTTATGGCAGGGAATAGAGAGGTTTAAATACAGATGAAATAAAGGGTCACCATCTCCTTAGGCATAGGGAACAGCTTACTTTTTGCCAGATTTCTTAATTCCACTTGTGGCCAAGGGCCCCTTCCCCGTGGCCTTCGATTTTAGCTCCTCGAGTTTCTTCTGCTcctctttttgtttctgcttGAAAGCCTTATCTTCCTCGTCCATCTCCTTGGCCTGCTTCTTGGGCTGTTTCAGTGGCTTCGTGCCACCTTCGTGGCCGGACATGGCGCctgccaccccttccccagcAGTATTGCTTCCTTTTTACCAGCTTGACACCAAGTTTGAAGGGGGGCTTTGCCATAAAATCCAGTTCCTTGCTCCCTGCTGTTGCCCACTGTTCCCAAGTGTGCATCTGCCACCTTCAGTGGACACGGACAGGCCACCTAGTGTCCCACTGCACCACTTGGTGAGGATTTCCTTGAACAGTTGATATTGCTGAACCTTATACCCCCAATCTCATGCTTAGTTCACTACCCGACTGGCAACAGCTCTTAAGACAGTCAAGATTAttctccccactttacagattaaaaaacgGAGGCACAGAAGGTTAAGTTATTTGAACCAGGTCTGATTTCAAAGCCTGTGTTCTCAACCATTAGGTAATCACTGGCTCTTCTAGTAATTCAGTGACTCAAATTACAGACTTGTACATCTGTAAACACAAAATTATCATGGGTTAAAGACCTTTAGGCTCACTTGCAAATATTGGGAATCATTTTATCCAAAAAAGAATGACAAGGATCAGCAGATTAAGCCTCTGCCCCTGCCAGAGGGCTCAAAGGGCAGGAAAAGTCAGtgagagaaggagagacagaaacCAAGATGACAGTGCAGAGGAGGCATGAGGACGAGATCACACACGGAGCCCTCACAGGGAATGAGTTGGGGTCATTTGATGTTCATATTAGAAGCTCCGGGTTCTGCCTTCCACTGGGGCCGATGGCACAAGAGCACTGTTACATTCTACCTGCTGCCCTTGAGCTTGAGGTTGGGTGGTAAACCACTCTTCA
This window contains:
- the LOC129036434 gene encoding translation machinery-associated protein 7-like; translation: MSGHEGGTKPLKQPKKQAKEMDEEDKAFKQKQKEEQKKLEELKSKATGKGPLATSGIKKSGKK